The Photobacterium sanguinicancri genome includes the window TAAGACATCGATTAAACCCGATTTTAAGCCCGAGTTCGCAATGATGCCTGCCAGAGTACCAGTACCGAGTAACATGACAGCAACAGGTGCCATGCGGTTTAAGCCCGAAACGGCAAAGTGGTTGGTATCGCGAAGGCGACCCATTACAACCGCACCGATAAGGCCACCAAGAGGTAGGGCGATCAGTGGGTCAACATTAATGCCAGCTAATGGACGCAGTGCCAGTAGCGCAATCGCAACCAGTGGTGCCACAATTGCTGCACCGAATTTAGGAAGGCGGCTATGGTCAACAGCGACCACTTCATGCTCTTGTACCTTGCTGCCTTTATTGACCAGTTTTTTCGCGATGAAGTAAGCGAAGATCATGCCGCACAGGCCAGGAATAACACCTGCAGCCATTACAGATGTTAGGGGCACATTGAAAGCATCAGCAGCTGCAATGGCATTGGGGTTAGGTGACATGACGTTACCCGCTTTACCACCACCGACCATCGCCAGCAGAATCGCCATTTTTGATAAATCAGCACGACGGGCAATCGCCAGTGCAATAGGGGCGACGGTAATAACGGCAACATCTACGAATACCCCAACAGCGGTTAGGATCATTGTGGCGACTGCCAATGCCAGTAGCGCACGGGTTTCACCGACTTTTTTAACGATGGTTTCAGCGATAGAGGTAGCTGCGCCAGACTCAATCAGCACACCCGCTAGCACACCCGCTGCCAAAATACGCAGTACAGCAGTCACGATGCCTTGAGCACCACCAATCATTAATCCAACGGTGTCGGTAAGGGAAACACCACCGACGATACCACCAACAAGAGCACCAATGATCATGCCATAGGCTGGTGGAACTTTACGTAAAATGAGTGTGATCGCGACAATCAGTGCCGAGAGTGCGCCAAGGGTGGATACTTCTACCATAACGATGCGTCCGTACAGAGGCGATTGGGTGCATGCCCATCGCAAATTTTAATAAATAGGGGGAGGTTTGTAGGCGGCTACTCTAATCAGTCTGATCGTAATTAGCTTTGGGCAGGTGACCAAATTATCTAGCAGTAAAAACCTCGTATCTTGTGCAGTTGCACAAAATACGGTTTTTTAGCAGTTGTTTAGCACTGCAAGGTAAAGGTGGGTTTTGTCTTGTATCTTATTGATATTTAATGAAGTTAATTGTTCTATTTTTTCCATTCGGTATCTGAGCGTATTACGATGAATATGGAGTTGTTGGCAGGTTTGAGCTAAATCACAATTTTGGATAAAAAATGTCTTCAAGGTTTTTAGCAGTACACCACGTGGGTCACAGTTATTTAATTTTTGCAACGGAGCGCACAATTGTTCGTGTCGCCAAGGATCTTTTTTCAATCCAGAGAGCAACACCGGCAGCATGTAGTCTTGGTAAAACAAGATATTATTATCAGCAATATCGGCATCGAGTGTTGCTTGTGCGGTAAGGTAAGATTTTGCCAACCCCTGCAGAGAGGGGAAGTAGCCGCCTAGTGCAATTTTGATGGTAAAGCTGTTGTCTTGTGCGACCCGTCTCATTAATTTCTTGGCTCGCTGGAGTTCGGCTTCTTTCGACCAATCATCACCATCGATAGTGATGGGTTTGAGTACCACGACCTCATTGAGTGACACAGATACAATGCCAACCAGGTTATCGCGTTCAGGATGCTCTAATAAATGAACAACTCTTTGTAAATGTTCAAGCGACAGTTGCTGGCCTTTGGAAGGGAAGACTTTAACGATGGCGGCAATACGCGGTTGGGATAAGTCCAAATTAAGACGCTCAGCCATGGCAGTTAGCTGGCTTTCATTGAGTTTACTGCCATTGATCAACTGTAACACTAACTCTTCACGATGGCGTTTATCCCATTGAATTTGTGCCATGAGCGCAGCTTGTTCAACAATAAGCTCAGCGGTCATTTTGACTAACTCACCGTAATTTCTCACCTCTTCAGGTATCGCTGAGATGCCGATAACGCCAATGACCCTATCATGGAATAAGATAGGCAGGTTGATCCCCGGTTTTACGCCTTTAAGTTGGTTAGCGGTGGCCTGATTGATTTCGACAACACGGTTATCGTTGATCGCCAGAATCGCCCCTTCATGACGCTGATTGATGCGAGATGGATCGCCAGAACCAATAATGCGGCCTTGTTCGTCCATGACATTCACTGAGTAATGAATAATCTTCATGGTGCGCTCAACAATTTGACGAGCAATGGTGGCATTGAGTTGCATTCTTGTCTGATTTCCTGAAAATGTGCTCACGACAGTACCAATCTAATAGTGGCGTTGATTGGCGATACAGAAGCCACATTGTACGCATGGTTCAGAATGAGGATAGCTATGGATTACGAATTTAAAAAAAATACCTTAGATGGTAGCTATCATGCGGTATTTTCTATGGGTCATGAAGCCCTTGGCCGCTGGTTAATTGAAGAAGTAGGTAAAGACTTTACCAAAATGGATTCGGTATTGGCGCAAATTGGTGCATTGAAAAATAGTACCCAAGAATGGCGGTTGATTGGCGATGAGCTAACGTTGAGTCTGCAAGATCATGAAGCGTTGATTCAGGCTAACTTTTTGTTTTCAGAAGATGATGACGAATACGAAGAAGATCTTCACTTATACGATGAGGAAAGTATGTCGTTATGCGGATTTGAAGATTTCACGCTGGTATTAGAGGCATGGCGAGCGTTTGTGACCCGTTTTTGATCAACTAAGGTAAGATCGAGATACCTGCATAGTTTTAGTGAAAAAGCCGCACCTTTTTGGTGCGGCTTTTTTTGTGTCTGTGGCTGATGATTTATTAAGTGATTGAAAGTTAACTGTAAAAAAAGTTGGCACGTTGATTGTTTATCTAACGTTGTACGCAGCAGCATTCAATGTTTAAGGAGTAAGCAATGAAACTAATTAATGCGATTATCAAGCCATTTAAACTTGACGATGTCCGTGAAGCGCTAGCCGATGTAGGTGTTGAGGGGATGACGGTTTCTGAGGTGAAAGGTTTTGGGCGCCAGAAAGGTCACACCGAATTATACCGGGGGGCAGAGTATCAAGTGGATTTTTTACCCAAGGTTAAGCTTGAAATTGCCACACAGGCTGAAAACTTAGATGCGATTGTTGAGGCGATAGCGAATGCTGCGCAAACCGGAAAAATCGGTGACGGTAAAATTTTCGTATACGACTTAAATCATGCGGTGCGTATTCGTACCGGTGAAACAGACACTGAAGCGCTTTAAATAGTTAGGTTAACGGTGATTAGGGGATATAAACCATGGAATTATCAACCACAGTAACTGAGTTGCGTTATGCGCTCGATACTTTTTTCTTTCTAATGTCAGGGGCATTAGTCATGTGGATGGCAGCAGGATTTGCCATGTTAGAAGCGGGTTTGGTGCGCTCTAAAAATACCACTGAAATTTTAACCAAAAATATTTGTTTATATGCCATCGCCTGTACGACTTACTTGGTTGTTGGTTACAACATTATGTATGTCGACAACGGTGAAGGAGGCTGGCTTCCTTCTATCGGGATGCTGATTGGTAGCCAAGCAGAAGGAGCTGATCACTCATTAGAATCCGACTTCTTCTTCCAAGTTGTGTTTGTTGCAACAGCGATGTCAGTTGTTTCTGGTGCAGTAGCAGAGCGTATGAAATTATGGTCGTTCCTCATTTTCTCAATCATTTTGACGGCCTTTATTTATCCAATGGAAGGATACTGGACATGGGGTGGTGGTTTCTTATCAGAAGCCGGTTTTAGTGACTTCGCAGGCTCAGGTATTGTGCATATGGCTGGCGCATCAGCGGCCTTAGCTGGAGTGATTTTGCTGGGAGCTCGTAAAGGTAAATACGGTAAAAATGGTGAAATTTATCCGATTCCGGGTTCAAACATGCCGTTGGCAACATTAGGGACTTTTATTCTGTGGTTTGGTTGGTTTGGCTTTAATGGCGGCTCACAACTGATGGTTTCTGATTTTGAAAACGCAACAGCAGTGGGGCAAATCTTCTTAAATACCAATGCCGCCGCCGCAGCAGGTGCCATTGCAGCACTAGCAGTGTGTAAAACAACGTGGGGTAAAGCGGATTTAACTATGGTGTTGAATGGTGCATTAGCGGGCTTGGTTGCGATTACTGCAGATCCATTGTCACCATCACCGCTTGCAGCGGTAGCGATTGGTGTTGCGGCTGGTGCATTGGTTGTCTTTAGTATTATCGGTTTAGATAAAGTGAAGATTGATGATCCAGTTGGTGCTATTTCAGTCCACGGTGTTTGTGGTTTCTTTGGTCTGATGGTTGTGCCATTTAGTAATGCCGATGCCTCGTTTGGTGCTCAGCTACTAGGCGCCGTTGTTATTTTTGGCTGGGTCTTTGGTGCGAGCTTAGCGGTATGGGCTGTGCTAAAAGCGACCATGGGGATTCGTGTGACCGAAGAAGAAGAGCTTGAAGGGATGGATACTCATGACTGTGGTGTTGATGCATACCCTGAGTTTGTTAGCGTGAAGTAAGTTAAGAAACTAATAACATATATTCAGTTCACACCTTTTAAAAGCACTGCCAACTTGGCGGTGCTTTTTTTGTGTTTAATTGTTTCTGCTGAGTTGTGTTACTTAAGTGTTGCAGTATAATTAATCGCATTGATAACTGTTATCATTTTACTTTGCGTTAAAGGGATGAATAGATGAAAAAGCTGTTAGCTTCGGCAATTTTCTGTGCTTTGGCAGCACCTCAGGTAGCAACTGCTGCTGAAGAAGTAAACGTATACTCTTACCGTCAACCTTTCCTCGTTGAGCCTATGTTCAACGAATTTACTAAAGATACAGGCATTAAAGTAAACGTTAAGTTTGCAAAGAAAGGCTTATCAGAAAAGCTGCAGCAAGAAGGTGAATACAGCCCTGCAGACGTAATCTTAACAACAGATATTAGCCGTCTTGTTGAATTGGTAAATAAAGATCTTGTTCAACCTGTTGATAGCAAAGTAATTGAAAGTAACGTACCTGCTCAATACCGTGATAACGATGATGAGTGGTTTGCTTTAACCCTGCGCGCTCGTAATGTGTATTCATCACGCGATCGTGTTGGTCGTTTACCGGCTGATTTCGATTATGCAAATCTTGCAGATCCTGAGTGGAAAGGCAAAATTTGTACCCGTTCTGGTAAGCACCCATACAACGTTTCTTTAGTGTCTTCGATGATTGCTCATCACGGTGAAGTTGAAGCAAAAGAGTGGCTCGAAGGCTTAAAAGCAAACCTTGCGCGTAAGCCACAAGGTAATGACCGAGCACAAGTTAAAGCCGTTAAAGAAGGCTTATGTGATATCGCGATTGGTAACAGCTACTACTTAGGTAAAATGGTTAACGACGAAAAGCAAAAGTCGTGGGCTGAAGCGGTATACATCAACTTCCCTGGTCAAAAAGCGAGTGGCACCCACGTAAACGTGAGTGGCATGGCAATGGCTAAGTATGCACCAAACAAAGAAAGCGCCCAGAAGCTGATGGAATTCTTAACGGATGACAAGGCGCAGCAAATGTACGCAGAAGTAAACTATGAATACCCAGTAAAAGAGGGCGTTAAGCGCTCTGAGCTAGTGGCATCGTGGGGTGACTTCGATGCGGATACACTTTCATTAGAGAAAGTGGCCGAATACCACAATGCAGCGATTAAACTTCTGGATGAAGTGAAGTTTGATCTGTAATTGCAATTCAATAAATGGGGCGTAAGGCCCCGTTTTTTGTTTTGCGCCAAGTTTATTTCTAATCAGCTATGGTAGCGTGCTACATAGACGAATGAGGGATCATACGTTAAACCAAGTGAGTTAATTAAACTGTCTGATTGAGATGTGCTAAGTAGTTGGCAATGAAAGATAAATATATATTCTGGCGAACCAGTAGTTGGGGGCTTTCCCTGCTGCTGGTTTTGCCTATTTTGGCGATCTTCGTGACCGCTATGGGTGAAAGCGATGACGTGTTCGCTCACCTGATGAATACCGTAATGGGTACTTATACGGCCAATACTTTCTGGTTGGTGGTAGGTACGCTATTGCTTGCTTTGTTGTTTGGTCTTCCTTCGGCTTGGATCATGGCAATGTGCCGTATACCAGGCGAAAAAGTACTGCAGTGGTCGCTCGTGCTGCCATTAGCCATGCCCGGTTATATTGTTGGTTATATCTATACCGACTGGTTTGACTACGCGGGCCCTATTCAAATTTTCCTCCGTGATACCTTTGGCTGGCAGTCTGTTCATGATTATTGGTTTCCTGATATTCGCAGCTTAGGCGGCGCCTGCTTAGTGCTTGCCCTTGTGCTTTACCCTTATATCTACTTACTAGCGCGTGCTGCTTTTATGGAGCAAAGTGTCAGCTTATTGCAGTCAGCTCGGCTATTACGTTGTTCGCCATGGGAAAGCTTTCGTCGTATTTCACTGCCGTTAGCGCGTCCTTCTATAGCGGTCGGTATGTCGTTGGTCGCGATGGAAACCTTGGGTGACTTTGGCACCGTGAGTTATTTTGCGGTGAATACCTTAACCACGGCGGTGTATGACACTTGGCTGGGGTATTCCAACTTGAATGCGGCAGCTAAGATTTCAGCCATTATGCTGGTGGTGATCTTTTTATTGATCAGTGCGGAGCGCTTTAGTCGTCGAAAACAAAAGTTATTTCAGCAGCAATTTGAGCATGGTGATGATGTTCGTTATACCTTAAGCGGTGCTAAAAAGTGGTTTGCTGTGATCTGGTGTTGGGGCTTGGTCAGCTTAGCGTTTATCTTCCCGATCCTTCAACTTGGCTATTATGCATTCCATTATTTTGCAGAAAGTTGGACCACAGAGTTTCAGCAATACAGCATCAATAGTTTGTTTGTTTCCATTGTTGCTGCAGTGATCGCGGTGGGTTTAGCACTAGTTGTGAACTTTTATTGTCGCTTAGACGGTCGCTCAAAGACGGCGATTCCAATGCGATTATCGTCATTGGGCTATGCGGTTCCAGGGACAGTTTTAGCTATTGGAGTGATGATCCCGCTAACGTCTGCGGATCATTTGGTGAATGATTTCGCGCGTGATTGGGGGCTTGGTCGTCCGGGGTTAATTTTCTCTGGCACTATGGTGGCGATTATATTTGCTTTTGTGGTGCGATTTGCCGCTGTGGCAATCGGCAGTATTGAAAGTAGTCTATCGAAGATCCCACCGTCGTTGGACATGGCATCGAAAACCATGGGGTTTGCGTCTACCGCGATGTTGCGCCGAGTACACTTGCCGTTGATCCGTCGTGGTTGTTTGATTGCAGGTTTGCTGGTGTTCATTGAGTCAATGAAAGAACTGAACGCTGCCTTGCTATTACGCCCGTTTAATTTTGAAACCTTAGCAACTTATGTATTTAACTTTGCTTCTGATGAGCAGCTTGAATTAGCCGCTTTACCTGCAATTTTATTGGTTGTTGTTGGCTTGATCCCTCTGGTGATGGTTAACCGTTCTTTGGAGCAAAAGCACTGATGAGTTATGCATTATCTGTCCAAGACCTGACATGCCGTTATAACGGCCAAGCGGTATTGAAGAACCTTTCTCTACCGGTAGAGCAGAACGAGATTGTTTGTCTATTAGGTGCGAGTGGCTGTGGTAAAACAACCTTGCTTAAAGCCATTGCAGGTCTATTACCATTAGACTCTGGCACTATGCATATCCAAGGTAGAACCGTAGCGGATACGACCACTTGGCTACCGCCAGAAAAGCGCAATATCGGTATGATCTTCCAAGATTACGCCTTATTTCCCCACCTGACGGTAGCCGAAAATATAGCCTTTGGTTTACGTGATTGGGATAAAACCCGCGTTGTTAATAAAATCAACGACATGCTGGAGCTGGTACACCTTACTGGACTTGATGCTCGTTACCCTCATCAGTTATCGGGTGGTCAGCAACAGCGTGTGGCAATTGCACGTGCTTTGGCCTGTGAGCCGGATTTAATTTTATTGGATGAACCGTTTTCGAATATTGATACCCAAGTTCGCCATGGGCTGATCAAGGACATTCGCCGTATTTTCAAAAAGCAGGGTGTAACTGCGATCTTTGTTACCCATAGTCGAGAAGAAGCTTTTGCATTTGCAGATCGTATGGCAGTGATGAACAACGGTGTTATTGAGCAATTTGGTACATCGACTGAGCTGTATTACCGTCCAAGTAGCCGTTTTGTCGCTGAATTCTTGGGTAGCAGCTCATATTTACCGGCCAAGGTGCAACAAGATCATCTGGCAACGCCATTAGGTGAAGTTGCCTTAGCCGCCAGCCACCCTTATTGCAATGAAAGTAATGTTGAATGGTTACTGCGTCCGCAAAACCTGAAGGTTAAACCTGATGAGAGTGGAGAGTGTGTGATCATCGAGCAGCAATTCATGGGTGACAGCTGTCGCTACACCGTTGATCTGCAAGGTCATCGCTTGGTGGTGAATTCTAATTTATTACTGCAAGTGGGTGAGAAGGTATCGTTAAGAGTTGAGCCTCATGAGCCCGTCTTGTTTGCCGCGACGGCATAGCGAGATCAGCGAATCATATTGCGCAGGCTGTTGATGCGCCAATAATGCGGTAAAGAAAAGCCGATACGATTAAGTATCGGCTTTTTGCATTTTAGCTAAGTCACTAAGCAGCTTATGCTTTGTGGTAAATATTAGCGAGATATTGCTCAGCTTGCTCACGCATCTGCGCCTGATCTGGGTGCAGGTTGGTATGAAGGTAAAGTACGTAACAAATGCCATGAAGCAGGCCACCAAGCTGTTTAGGATCGCGATCTGCGGTGATTTCACCACTCTCAATGGCTTCAGCAAACATTTCAGTGATTTGTTTCAGGCTGTTTTTATTACCGGTAATGAAATGTGGCCAGATGTCGTCACGTACGGAAGTACTCCACTCAAACCATACTTTGATCCAATCTTTTTGGTCGATCACAGCATCGATTAAGTTATGACTGATACAGGTTAAACGTGCAGACAAGGTTTTATCTGGCTCACCGAGACACTGGTTTAGCAGCAGGTTAAAATGATTTTCGACTTGCGACAGGACTTCTTCAACCAGTGCTTCACGAGTTGGAAAGTAATTGAAAACAGTCGCGACAGAAACATTGGCCATTTCTGCGATATCGGCATGACCCGCACGGCCAATACCACGTCGAGCGAAAACGTCTAGCGCATAGTCAAGAAGTTGTTGTTTGCGCTTTTCTGGTGATAAACGTGTACGCGTTTTTTTAGTGATGGTATCCATATTCGCTTAAATCCCTAGCCTAAGTATTTATAAAGATTATTTATTTCTTTTGTTCAATAACTGTACAGGAGCAACTTAAGGGGTTCAAACGAGTTTTAGCCTAAGTGTGTCGTATAATTGACACTATTGATAAAATAACGTTTGCGTCGAAGGAGTGGTACAATGCATTCCTTTGTGATGGTTACCTACAGGCGGCTTAGCTTGCAGTCGTACTGATGGAGAGAAAGATGAAGCATACAGTTGAAGTAATGATTTCTGAGCAGGATGTTCAGGCACGTGTTAAAGAGCTAGGAAAGCAAATTACCGAGCACTATAAAGGGTCAGAAGATTTAGTCATGGTAGGTTTACTACGTGGCTCATTTGTTTTCATGGCTGACTTAGCGCGTGCTATCGATCTACCGCACGAAGTTGATTTCATGACTGCTTCTAGTTACGGCAATACGATGGAAAGTACGCGTGATGTACGCATCCTGAAAGACTTAGACGATGATATTAAAGGCAAAGATGTTTTGCTGGTTGAAGATATTATCGATACCGGTAATACCCTAAGTAAAGTTTGCGAAATCCTATCTATTCGTGAACCAAACTCAATCCGTATTTGTACCTTGCTTGATAAGCCAGAGCGCCGTGAAGTACACGTGAACGTTGACTGGTTTGGTTTTACGATTCCAGATGAGTTTGTTGTTGGCGTAGGCATCGACTACGCACAAAAATACCGTCACTTACCCTTCATTGGTAAAGTGGTTCCACTAGAAGGTTAATCCTGATATCTAGTGAAAAAAAGCGACCATAGGTCGCTTTTTTTGTTTGTCTTGTTTTATTCAAAGCCGTATTTAATGGCTTTGAATCGTCACTATCTTACACTTCACTACTTGGTAGAATAGAGGACATTGCTGCTTGGTAATTGACTTCCAATGATTCGCGGCTAGTGGATGTCATGCCTAAATCACGTAAAACACCATTGTTAATACCGTAGATCCAGCCGTGAATTTTCACTTTTTGACCACGTTCCCAGGCTTGTTGCATGATGGTGGAGTTACCCAGGTTATACACCTGTGATGCCACATTGATCTCGCACAGTTTGTTGTCACGCTCTTCACGTGGTAACGCACCAATATCAGAACGGTGCTTTAAATACAGATCGCGAATATGCAGTAGCCAGTTGTTGATTAAACCTAATTGTGGGTTTTCAATCGCTGCAGTGACGCCACCACAGCCGTAGTGACCACATATAATGATATGGCGGACTTTCAGTACGTCGACTGCGTATTGCACGACAGAAAGACAATTTAAGTCGGTATGGATAACTTGGTTGGCAACATTACGGTGAACGAATAACTCACCTGAATCGAGGCCAGTAAGTCGCTCGGCAGGAACACGGCTGTCAGAGCAGCCAATCCAAAGGTATTCTGGATGTTGTGATTTTGCTAAGTGGGTAAAGAACTCGGGAGTTTCATCCTTGATATTTTCAGACCAAGAGAGGTTGTTTGCGAATAATTGCTTAATATCTGCCATGATTGTGCCTTCTTTGATACATTCCCTACTATACACGTACTTGACTGTTAGCAAATCGGAGTAGTTAGCTAAAGCCGTTAGTTTTTATTTATAATTCTATCAGCTGCTGCGACGAGCAAATGTTGTAATTTTTTAACACAAAGAGCGCATTAGATGAACGCTTTAGAAATAAAAAATGTAAACAAAACTTACAAGGGTGGCGTTAAGGCATTGAAAAATATGAGCCTTAATGTCGAAGCTGGCGATTTTTTTGCTTTGCTTGGTCCCAATGGTGCTGGTAAATCGACAACGATAGGCATCATTAGTTCATTGGTGAATAAGACTTCAGGTGACGTAAAGGTCTTTGGCTATGATTTAGATCGTGAAGTGGTGGAAGCGAAAAATCATCTCGGTTTAGTGCCGCAAGAGTTCAACTTTAACCAGTTTGAAACGGTTGAGCAGATCATCATAAATCAGGCGGGTTACTACGGTGTTGAGCGTGATTTAGCGAAAGAGCGTACTAAGAAGTACCTGACTCAACTCGATTTGTGGGAAAAACGTCATGAGCGTGCGCGTAACCTTTCTGGTGGTATGAAACGTCGCTTAATGATTGCCCGAGCTTTGGTGCACGAGCCAAAACTGTTGATCCTTGATGAACCGACTGCTGGTGTTGATATTGAACTTCGTCGTTCTATGTGGGCATTCCTTCGTAGGATCAACGAAGAAGGGGTAACGATCATTCTCACGACTCACTATCTCGAAGAAGCAGAAATGCTGTGTCGTAATATCGGCATCATTAATCATGGTGAGTTAGTCGAAAATACCAGTATGAAAGACTTACTGAGTAAGCTCGAAGTGGAGACCTTCATTTTAGATGTTAATTTGAATGGAAATAAGCCCGATCTCGGCGATGTGAAGTGGCGCATGCCGGATAACCATACTTTAGAAATTGATATTCAAAAGGGAATGGGGCTCAACAGTATCTTTACTCAACTCACAACCCAAGGTATTGATGTTCTATCAATGCGCAATAAGGCTAACCGTTTAGAAGAGTTGTTTGTCACCTTAGTCGCACAAAGTGAAAAACAAGGGAAGCAATCATGAGACACCAATACTGGATCGCTTTTAAAAGTTTGATTAGCAAAGAAGTGAGCCGCTTTGCCCGTATTTGGGTGCAAACCTTGGTACCGCCCGCTATCACAATGACATTATATTTCATCATTTTTGGTAGTCTGATAGGCAGCCGTATCGGTGAAATGAATGGCTTTAGTTACATGGAATATATAGTGCCGGGTTTGATCATGATGTCGGTGATCACTAACTCGTATTCTAATGTTGCCTCATCGTTCTTTAGTGCTAAATTCCAGCATAACATTGAAGAGTTATTGGTTGCTCCTGTACCTAACTACATCATCATTGCAGGGTATGTTGGCGGTGGTGTACTACGTGGGATCGGTGTTGGCTTTATCGTGACGATTGTTTCACTGTTTTTTGTTGATCTGCAAATTGCTCACCTTTGGGTGATCATCGCCACTGTGCTTCTGACCTCGATTGTTTTTTCGCTTGGCGGTTTGATCAATGCCGTGTATGCACGCACCTTCGATGATATCAGTATTATTCCTACGTTTATTCTGACGCCATTAACGTATTTAGGCGGTGTGTTTTACTCGATCAGTTTGTTGCCTGAGTTCTGGCAAGGTGTGTCAAAACTTAACCCTATCGTTTATATGGTTAACGCCTTCCGTTACGGTTTCTTGGGGGTTTCAGATGTTGGGATAGGCACATCATTTGCGGTATTAGCGGCGTTTATCCTAGGCTTATACGCTTTTGCTTACTATCTGATTTCTCGCGGTATTGGTTTACGTTCTTAACGGCTAGCTTGTATTTATCGATAGTTGAATAAAAAAGCCCGCTTATCCACCTTTTGTAAAGGGGAGGATAAGCGGGCTTTTTATTGGTTTGAGCTTTAAATAAGTAAAACTCGAAACTCAGGATAGGTGTTACTCAGCTACTTCTGGTGCCGCAACAGGTGCAACAGGTGTTAGCTCAACCACTTGGTTGTCGATCAAGCGTGCTTTACCAAGATGTGCAGACATCAGGATAACAGCTTGCTTAGTCTCGTCGCCAACGGGCTGTAATGTCGCAGCATCACGGATGTAGCTTTCATCTGGCTGTAGGCCTGCAGCACGAAGTTGATCGTTCGCATCAACCACTAACTCAGAGTAATCGGTACGACCACCACGCATTTGGCTGCTGATCCAACGCATGGTACGAGCCAGTACAGGGGCGCGTTGACGTTCATCAACGGTTAAGTACCCATTACGAGAACTTAATGCAAGGCCATCCATTTCACGTACGGTTGGTACGCCAATGACTTCGATGTCCATTGCCATGTCTTCTGCCATTTGACGGATAAGCGCTAGTTGTTGGTAATCTTTTTCACCAAAACAGGCAACGTCAGGCTGTACTATGTTAAAGAGCTTGGTCACTACGGTTGATACGCCACGGAAGTGACCTGGGCGTAGTGCGCCCTCGAGCATTTGTGATAATCCAGGTACATCCACAGACGTTTGGCGATCCAGGCCTTGTGGGTACATAACATCCGGTGTTGGTGTGAAAACCAGATCAACCCCTTCACCATTCAGCTTAGCGAGATCCTCATCTAAGGTGCGTGGGTAGTTGTTAAGGTCGTCTGCTTTATCAAACTGCATAGGGTTAACAAAAATGCTTACCACAACCACATCAGCATGTTCACGTGCTTTGCGAACTAGAGTCAGGTGGCCTTCATGCAGATTGCCCATGGTGGGAACAAACGCAATACGACGACCTTCACGACGCCATGTACGTACTTGTTCTCTAATTGGACTAATCTCATCGAATGTCTGCATTGTTATTCCTTACTCAAAAGTATGCTCAGGACCAGGGAAAGTCCCTGCTGCAACCTCTTCAATGTAGCGAGTTACAGCTGCACGCATTTCACCGGTTTCTGTCAGATAGTTCTTAGAAAAACGCGGAATGTAATTAGCGGAAATGCCGAACATGTCGTGCATTACCAAGATTTGACCATCAGTTGCGTTGCCAGCACCAATACCAATAACGGGTACTTCAACTGCTTTCGTGATGCGCTCGGCAAGACTTGCTGGCACACACTCAAGTAAGATGATCTGAGCACCTGCATT containing:
- a CDS encoding GntP family permease produces the protein MVEVSTLGALSALIVAITLILRKVPPAYGMIIGALVGGIVGGVSLTDTVGLMIGGAQGIVTAVLRILAAGVLAGVLIESGAATSIAETIVKKVGETRALLALAVATMILTAVGVFVDVAVITVAPIALAIARRADLSKMAILLAMVGGGKAGNVMSPNPNAIAAADAFNVPLTSVMAAGVIPGLCGMIFAYFIAKKLVNKGSKVQEHEVVAVDHSRLPKFGAAIVAPLVAIALLALRPLAGINVDPLIALPLGGLIGAVVMGRLRDTNHFAVSGLNRMAPVAVMLLGTGTLAGIIANSGLKSGLIDVLTASGLPSYLLAPISGAMMSLATASTTAGTAVAASVFSHTILELGVPALAGAAMIHAGATVMDHMPHGSFFHATGGAVHMDIKERLKLIPYESAVGLMIAVVSTLIFGVFGFFV
- a CDS encoding sugar diacid recognition domain-containing protein gives rise to the protein MQLNATIARQIVERTMKIIHYSVNVMDEQGRIIGSGDPSRINQRHEGAILAINDNRVVEINQATANQLKGVKPGINLPILFHDRVIGVIGISAIPEEVRNYGELVKMTAELIVEQAALMAQIQWDKRHREELVLQLINGSKLNESQLTAMAERLNLDLSQPRIAAIVKVFPSKGQQLSLEHLQRVVHLLEHPERDNLVGIVSVSLNEVVVLKPITIDGDDWSKEAELQRAKKLMRRVAQDNSFTIKIALGGYFPSLQGLAKSYLTAQATLDADIADNNILFYQDYMLPVLLSGLKKDPWRHEQLCAPLQKLNNCDPRGVLLKTLKTFFIQNCDLAQTCQQLHIHRNTLRYRMEKIEQLTSLNINKIQDKTHLYLAVLNNC
- a CDS encoding YacL family protein, with amino-acid sequence MDYEFKKNTLDGSYHAVFSMGHEALGRWLIEEVGKDFTKMDSVLAQIGALKNSTQEWRLIGDELTLSLQDHEALIQANFLFSEDDDEYEEDLHLYDEESMSLCGFEDFTLVLEAWRAFVTRF
- a CDS encoding P-II family nitrogen regulator codes for the protein MKLINAIIKPFKLDDVREALADVGVEGMTVSEVKGFGRQKGHTELYRGAEYQVDFLPKVKLEIATQAENLDAIVEAIANAAQTGKIGDGKIFVYDLNHAVRIRTGETDTEAL
- a CDS encoding ammonium transporter, which produces MELSTTVTELRYALDTFFFLMSGALVMWMAAGFAMLEAGLVRSKNTTEILTKNICLYAIACTTYLVVGYNIMYVDNGEGGWLPSIGMLIGSQAEGADHSLESDFFFQVVFVATAMSVVSGAVAERMKLWSFLIFSIILTAFIYPMEGYWTWGGGFLSEAGFSDFAGSGIVHMAGASAALAGVILLGARKGKYGKNGEIYPIPGSNMPLATLGTFILWFGWFGFNGGSQLMVSDFENATAVGQIFLNTNAAAAAGAIAALAVCKTTWGKADLTMVLNGALAGLVAITADPLSPSPLAAVAIGVAAGALVVFSIIGLDKVKIDDPVGAISVHGVCGFFGLMVVPFSNADASFGAQLLGAVVIFGWVFGASLAVWAVLKATMGIRVTEEEELEGMDTHDCGVDAYPEFVSVK
- a CDS encoding Fe(3+) ABC transporter substrate-binding protein, whose translation is MKKLLASAIFCALAAPQVATAAEEVNVYSYRQPFLVEPMFNEFTKDTGIKVNVKFAKKGLSEKLQQEGEYSPADVILTTDISRLVELVNKDLVQPVDSKVIESNVPAQYRDNDDEWFALTLRARNVYSSRDRVGRLPADFDYANLADPEWKGKICTRSGKHPYNVSLVSSMIAHHGEVEAKEWLEGLKANLARKPQGNDRAQVKAVKEGLCDIAIGNSYYLGKMVNDEKQKSWAEAVYINFPGQKASGTHVNVSGMAMAKYAPNKESAQKLMEFLTDDKAQQMYAEVNYEYPVKEGVKRSELVASWGDFDADTLSLEKVAEYHNAAIKLLDEVKFDL